The proteins below come from a single Mya arenaria isolate MELC-2E11 chromosome 6, ASM2691426v1 genomic window:
- the LOC128238654 gene encoding hexokinase type 2-like, which translates to MELLENRKRIKALSNDDKREKVVKALSQIVFDDAKILRMIQTFEEQIQLANSTDENKRSQTDLFWENTFVRGLFDGTECGTYLGMDLGGTNFRVVRVDMKDGKANTQTKYYNLEKKLLVGSSSELFDYIAVSLRSFLSEEIFPYQEVPLGFTFSFPSRQVSLKRSTISTWTKSIKCTDGVGLDSVSLLEEAIDRLGRDTFPVRVNVVARISDTTGTLLAGNLLDHECKIGLILGTGSNAAFVEYIRNIEKWDTCYKDNDPSDKVVINCEFGALGDNGCLDFMKTEFDRELDRHSNHPGSYTFEKHYSGHYLGELVRLALVRLAADGLVFAETPCDKLSERWALTTSHVTDIERVTDGDSPTLQAFLEEFGVSSPSEDDILLVREVCELMSTRGAYIVATAMVVLLNHIDLPEVTIAVDGSLYEHHPKYHNNMASFIAKWRPQTKTTLRLVKDGSGQGGALVAAIEAKSAKRP; encoded by the exons ATGGAACTTCTCGAAAATAGAAAGCGAATTAAAGCACTAAGCAACGATGATAAACGAGAAAAG GTTGTAAAGGCTCTTTCACAGATCGTTTTTGATGATGCAAAGATTCTACGTATGATTCAAACATTCGAAGAGCAAATACAACTGGCGAACAGTACAGACGAAAACAAACGCAGTCAAACAGATCTGTTCTGGGAAAATACGTTTGTGAGGGGACTGTTTGATGGCACAG AATGCGGGACATATCTAGGAATGGACCTGGGCGGCACCAATTTCCGGGTGGTCCGGGTGGACATGAAGGACGGCAAGGCCAACACCCAGACCAAATACTACAACCTGGAGAAGAAACTGCTCGTTGGGTCCAGCTCCGAG CTGTTCGATTATATCGCTGTTAGTCTGAGGTCCTTTCTATCAGAAGAAATATTTCCCTACCAAGAGGTGCCGCTAG GTTTCACGTTTTCCTTCCCTTCCCGCCAAGTAAGTCTGAAGCGGAGTACGATATCTACATGGACAAAGAGCATCAAATGCACTGACGGGGTGGGGCTAGATTCGGTATCTCTGTTGGAGGAGGCAATAGATCGACTCGGG aGGGACACATTTCCTGTGCGTGTAAATGTTGTGGCCAGAATTAGCGACACAACTGGGACGTTACTCGCTGGAAATCTGCTAGACCATGAGTGTAAAATCGGCCTCATATTGG GCACGGGCTCGAACGCAGCTTTTGTCGAGTACATCCGGAATATAGAGAAATGGGACACGTGCTATAAAGACAACGACCCGTCAGACAAA GTGGTCATCAACTGCGAGTTCGGGGCCCTGGGTGACAATGGATGCCTGGACTTTATGAAGACCGAGTTTGACAGAGAACTGGACCGACATTCAAACCACCCAGGATCATACAC GTTTGAGAAACACTACAGCGGTCATTATCTGGGCGAGCTGGTGCGACTGGCGCTGGTGCGACTGGCAGCTGATGGTCTAGTGTTTGCGGAAACTCCATGCGATAAACTGAGCGAGCGATGGGCGTTGACTACGTCCCATGTGACTGATATTGAAAG GGTCACTGATGGGGATAGTCCAACCCTGCAGGCGTTCCTGGAGGAGTTCGGGGTGAGTTCCCCGAGTGAGGACGATATATTGCTGGTACGGGAGGTATGTGAGCTCATGTCAACCAGGGGAGCCTACATTGTGGCCACAG CCATGGTGGTTCTACTGAACCACATTGATCTACCGGAAGTGACGATAGCAGTGGACGGATCATTGTACGAGCACCACCCGAAATACCACAACAACATGGCGTCCTTTATAGCTAAATGGAGACCTCAAACAAAG ACGACACTGAGACTGGTTAAGGATGGAAGCGGCCAGGGAGGTGCTCTAGTGGCTGCTATAGAAGCAAAATCGGCAAAACGTCCTTAA